One genomic segment of Suricata suricatta isolate VVHF042 chromosome 16, meerkat_22Aug2017_6uvM2_HiC, whole genome shotgun sequence includes these proteins:
- the VSIG10L gene encoding V-set and immunoglobulin domain-containing protein 10-like, with protein sequence MDTSPALLLCLLLASGAGVLTHRASSGVQQTSFSLYSESSSQGPGLKVSVKPPSWKFPDQSPGSKTTAAVPHPTQFPEASNFNDVPRPFWSNVSAAGQKLSLDPTLAEVPGPEVFSDTFGSQVPADDSEPSLAKTPAANISAQVPDTDVATPDSQFSLEDPDLEISAQNPESKVTAVAHPVGSFPQQVGRPLSVLVGTTIQLPLVPVPGLGPPALVVWRRGSKVLAAGGLGPGAPLISLDPAHRDRLRFDQTQGGLELASAQLEDAGVYTVEVIRAGVSRQIREFTVGVYEPLPQLSVQPEAPEIEEGAAELRLRCMGWGPGRGELSWSRDGRTLEAADPEGAEPPRIRREGDQLLIGHPVRSDHARYTCRVRSPFGHAEAAADVSVFYGPDPPVIKVSSDRDAIPALYVTAGSNVTLRCTAASRPPADIAWSLADPTEAAVPAGPRLKLPAVGPGHAGAYACLATNPRTGRRRRSLLNLTVADLPPGSPQCSVEGGPGDRSLRFRCSWPGGVPAASLQFQGLPEGVRAGPALSALQAAVPAHSRLIGVPVTCLARHLVATRTCTVTPEAPREVLLHPAVEETRSGEAEVALEATGCPPPSRASWAREGRPVAPGGGGRLRLSPDGRRLLISNFSLDWDLGNYSVLCSGALGAGGNQITLTGPSISSWRLQRAQDAAVLTWDVERGALISGFEVQARPEGPDLARATTYRDWITLLSLGPQERSAVVPLPHRNPGTWAFRILPTLGGQPGTPSQSQVYQARPTLSPGAIAGIVLGSLLGLALLAALLYLCICCLCSFRGHSLKKKKHPPSLPPVAPPLEKKMQSVTPVQTPQPLPLKVPLEDPSPKWAHRATGPSPVISLNGGSKTVRAATQV encoded by the exons ATGGACACCTCACCGGCTCTGCTGCTCTGCCTGCTCCTGG CCTCCGGAGCAGGGGTCCTCACCCACAGAGCCTCTTCTGGAGTTCAGCAAACCAGTTTCTCCTTGTACTCAGAAAGCTCTTCCCAAGGCCCAGGTTTGAAAGTCTCCGTCAAACCCCCCAGCTGGAAATTTCCAGATCAGTCTCCAGGTTCCAAAACTACTGCCGCTGTCCCTCATCCCACACAGTTTCCTGAGGCCTCGAATTTTAATGATGTCCCTCGGCCCTTCTGGTCAAACGTTTCTGCTGCAGGCCAAAAGTTGAGCCTGGATCCTACCTTGGCTGAGGTCCCTGGCCCTGAAGTATTTTCTGACACCTTCGGTTCCCAAGTTCCTGCGGACGACTCGGAGCCCTCCTTGGCTAAGACCCCAGCTGCAAACATTTCTGCTCAAGTCCCGGACACTGACGTTGCGACCCCAGATTCACAATTCTCCCTTGAGGACCCGGATCTTGAAATCTCTGCCCAGAATCCTGAATCCAAAGTAACTGCAGTAGCCCACCCAGTGGGAAGCTTCCCCCAGCAAGTGGGGAGGCCTCTGTCAGTGCTAGTGGGGACAACCATCCAGCTCCCTCTGGTTCCAGTTCCTGGCCTTGGCCCTCCTGCTCTGGTGGTCTGGCGCCGAGGCTCTAAGGTGCTTGCAGCTGGAGGCCTGGGGCCGGGGGCCCCCCTGATCAGCTTGGATCCTGCTCACCGGGACCGCTTGCGATTCGACCAGACCCAAGGGGGCCTGGAACTTGCCTCTGCCCAGCTAGAGGATGCTGGGGTCTACACTGTTGAGGTCATCCGGGCTGGGGTCTCCCGGCAGATTCGGGAGTTCACGGTGGGTGTATATG agcccctgccccagctctctGTGCAGCCCGAGGCCCCTGAGATAGAGGAGGGGGCGGCCGAGCTCCGGCTGCGCTGCATGGGGTGGGGCCCGGGTCGTGGGGAGCTGAGCTGGAGCCGGGACGGACGCACCCTGGAGGCAGCGGACCCTGAGGGAGCAGAGCCACCCCGGATCCGCAGAGAGGGCGACCAGCTGCTCATCGGGCACCCTGTGCGCAGCGACCACGCCCGGTACACTTGTCGCGTCCGCAGCCCCTTCGGCCACGCGGAGGCTGCGGCCGACGTCAGTGTCTTCT ACGGCCCGGATCCGCCCGTCATCAAGGTCTCCTCGGACCGCGACGCCATCCCCGCCCTCTATGTCACAGCGGGCAGTAACGTGACCCTGCGCTGCACCGCCGCCTCGCGGCCGCCCGCCGACATCGCGTGGAGCCTAGCCGACCCGACGGAGGCCGCGGTGCCCGCAGGCCCGCGTCTCAAGCTGCCCGCGGTCGGGCCGGGCCACGCCGGCGCCTACGCCTGCCTCGCCACGAACCCGCGCaccggccgccgccgccgctctcTGCTCAACCTCACGGTGGCAG ATCTGCCTCCGGGGTCCCCACAGTGCTCAGTGGAAGGCGGCCCGGGGGACCGCAGCCTCCGCTTCCGCTGCTCCTGGCCCGGTGGGGTCCCCGCGGCCTCCCTGCAGTTTCAGGGTCTCCCTGAAGGCGTCCGAGCGGGACCTGCGCTGTCTGCGCTCCAGGCGGCTGTCCCCGCTCACTCCCGGCTCATCGGCGTCCCCGTCACCTGCCTCGCTCGCCACCTGGTGGCCACGCGCACCTGCACTGTCACTCCGG AGGCCCCTCGGGAGGTGCTGCTGCATCCTGCAGTGGAGGAAACACGGTCCGGGGAGGCAGAGGTGGCGTTGGAGGCCACTGGCTGTCCTCCACCATCCAGAGCATCTTGGGCCCGGGAAGGGCGGCCGGTGGCCCCAGGAGGTGGGGGTCGCCTGCGGCTCAGCCCAGATGGGCGCAGACTCCTCATTAGCAACTTCAGCCTGGATTGGGACCTGGGAAATTACTCCGTGTTGTGCAGCGGGGCGCTGGGTGCCGGGGGCAATCAGATCACCCTCACTG GACCTTCCATCTCCTCGTGGAGGCTGCAGAGAGCCCAGGACGCAGCAGTGCTGACTTGGGATGTGGAACGCGGGGCCCTGATCAGTGGTTTTGAGGTGCAGGCACGACCAGAAGGCCCTGACCTGGCTAGAGCCACCACCTACAGGGACTGGATCACCCTGCTCAGCCTGGGGCCTCAGGAGCGGTCAGCCGTGGTGCCCCTTCCTCATCGGAACCCCGGGACCTGGGCCTTCCGTATCCTGCCCACGCTAGGgggccagccagggaccccatCACAAAGCCAAGTTTACCAGGCTC GCCCCACCCTGAGCCCAGGGGCCATTGCTGGCATCGTCCTGGGCTCCCTACTTGGCCTGGCGCTCCTGGCGGCACTTCTCTACCTGTGCATCTGCTGCCTTTGCAGCTTTAGGG gacactctttgaagaaaaagaagcatcCTCCCTCTTTGCCACCTGTGGCTCCCCCACTGGAAAAGAAGATGCAGAGTGTAACCCCGGTGCAGACCCCACAGCCTCTGCCGCTCAAAGTCCCGCTGGAGGACCCTAGTCCAAAGTGGGCTCACCGG gcTACCGGCCCCAGTCCAGTCATCTCTCTGAATGGGGGCTCAAAGACTGTCCGGGCAGCCACACAGGTGTGA